In Toxoplasma gondii ME49 chromosome X, whole genome shotgun sequence, a single genomic region encodes these proteins:
- a CDS encoding hypothetical protein (encoded by transcript TGME49_212200~Predicted trans-membrane domain (TMHMM2.0):28-51:71-94:98-121:125-148:167-190:282-305:314-337:343-366) produces the protein MADLSMFSSSPPVSLEELMESCHSLQSTWCIGVVLCLLSSFAGALGDNIVRLSFLKERGRSVYCSTRSLHQRPLWLIGTLLTVIVNPVLTLLALKLAAASIVLPFAGMHIFWNVILVGYLLREELLGVDIIGSLCIIFGIVVVIAYGAHQLPSYTLASLTGMASHSAFTVYLLVSSLVVICFMFAIATPVHRGLAWLFMASRVQDCVTGGLLSGSSFVSAQRGTDSARLSPGLSAQGLTRPPLWLQRLSVSALSGIFGGLGNLSAKAAIEVVSSEGFAMCIRTWGFYVCCTSTLVLCGLQLVYLNLALSRYEAKYVVPMVNATLIASGSVGGILLFQEYAHMSLSSIAAFSCGACLVVLGIIILAMSSSKAASKASPPEFMAQRMLDLDATDDERRGLNCEPSFPKSRMCMRL, from the exons ATGGCGGACCTTAGCATGTTCAGCTCTTCGCCGCCGGTGTCTCTCGAGGAGTTAATGGAGAGTTGTCACTCATTACAGAGCACGTGGTGCATCGGCGTCGTCCTTTGTTTGTTATCCTCTTTTGCTGGCGCTCTCGGGGACAATATCGTCCGCTTGTCATTCTTGAAG GAAAGAGGTCGTAGTGTGTACTGTTCCACTCGGTCTCTCCACCAACGTCCTCTGTGGCTCATTGGAACCCTTCTGACCGTTATCGTAAACCCTGTCTTGACACTTCTGGCGCTCAAGTTGGCGGCTGCG TCAATTGTCCTGCCGTTTGCTGGAATGCACATCTTCTGGAACGTCATTTTGGTTGGCTACTTGTTAAGAGAGGAACTCCTCGGAGTCGACATCATCGGCTCATTGTGCATTATCTTCGGTATCGTGGTTGTCATTGCGTATGGCGCACACCAA CTTCCTTCCTATACTCTAGCGTCGCTTACTGGTATGGCGTCGCATTCTGCATTTACCGTCTACTTGTTGGTCAGCTCCCTCGTCGTCATTTGTTTCATGTTCGCCATCGCCACTCCGGTGCACAGAGGATTGGCTTGGCTTTTTATGGCCTCCCGTGTCCAAGACTGCGTGACAGGAGGTCTACTCTCCGGCAGCAGCTTCGTATCAG CCCAGCGAGGGACTGATTCAGCTAGGCTGTCGCCGGGGCTCTCTGCCCAGGGGCTTACTCGGCCACCTTTGTGGCTGCAGCGCCTGAGTGTGTCCGCTCTGAGTGGCATTTTTGGCGGACTTGGGAACTTAAGCGCTAAAGCCGCGATCGAGGTCGTCAGCTCGGAAGGCTTTGCGATGTGTATTCGAACGTGGGGGTTCTACGTGTGTTGCACGTCAACACTGGTTCTGTGCGGACTACAGCTCGTCTACTTGAATCTTGCCCTCTCTCG GTACGAGGCGAAATACGTGGTTCCCATGGTCAATGCAACCTTAATTGCGAGCGGTTCCGTGGGAGGTATTCTACTATTCCAAGAGTACGCTCACATGTCGTTAAGCAGCATAGCTGCATTTTCGTGCGGCGCCTGCTTAGTAGTGTTAGGGATCATCATCTTAGCGATGTCATCCTCAAAAGCCGCCTCCAAAGCGTCTCCTCCTGAGTTCATGGCTCAAAGAATGCTCGATCTTGACGCGACAGATGACGAGAG GAGAGGCTTGAACTGTGAGCCGTCATTTCCTAAATCACGGATGTGCATGAGATTGTAA
- a CDS encoding RNA recognition motif-containing protein (encoded by transcript TGME49_212190), translating to MAVFQENFSVEKRVLAELRKYIAVATTQSIQAAAMQGHLAGGFLRNFDGHLDQMTPELMRAISSELVREIPTKRSAYAPGNFEFVLPPPGFDVPCRRNGAQSPGYPFLPSDQGTRLVDYSEQPPIYRSDASQVDANSLTGNALLHLFQSRSMWSTETPRCDKERRTDETDSSWSLVTHGSSGESGNERVSPSFPGAIDCVKPQPNAVPSQKSGTKSSRKAPSQSARNSEDNEEQALASGVKVFIGNVMPTTTEEELYEIFRSFGECSGLVLLRDRRQRPRGAGFVTFKRKEDADKAMDALDRKFCVKGAVKPLEVRPPENSEQKRQRIRLLAQMRSQMNRDLNVEADTRDSSAQPSPQETGKSVSPRPVSGELGRRRRRRGHCKTHARAEKSCETQLCPSVESVCSAFRRENGALDTKSLSALYSPFQRALREGQPDEREESQVLFASRQERPGSTGDRRCSSSTRCSDCVMAGLHSSAVCQKQVNSFSRLIACYGNVAETRPAPLVGVPSRAASPPLHEDLGEHELWTDRVAAAEVQAAFLRSLASCAERGIALPFGEDPARCRAHSGVRTCHTENNPDFFLESHRGMHLTEPRNGAHGERPGCVPRLPEHTPAQFGGFPSLLQNGVIAEAVLDMLNLLAKEESARNAYPNL from the exons ATGGCGGTGTTCCAAGAAAATTTTTCGGTTGAGAAGCGGGTGCTGGCCGAGCTTCGCAAATACATCGCGGTCGCGACAACTCAGTCAATTCAGGCCGCCGCAATGCAGGGTCATCTCGCCGGGGGTTTTCTCCGGAACTTCGACGGTCATCTGGACCAGATGACACCGGAGTTGATGCGGGCAATTTCCAGCGAGCTCGTGCGCGAAATTCCCACGAAACGGTCCGCATATGCCCCCGGGAATTTCGAGTTTGTGTTACCACCTCCAGGTTTCGACGTCCCTTGCCGCCGTAACGGTGCTCAGAGTCCGGGGTATCCCTTTCTTCCGTCAGACCAAGGTACTCGCCTCGTTGACTACAGTGAACAGCCTCCTATCTACAGGTCGGACGCTTCCCAGGTTGATGCGAACAGCCTAACCGGCAACGCGCTCCTTCATCTCTTCCAATCCCGCTCCATGTGGAGTACGGAAACTCCCCGGTGCGACAAGGAACGGAGGACGGACGAAACGGACTCCTCGTGGTCCCTCGTGACACATGGCTCATCTGGCGAAAGCGGGAATGAGCGTGTTTCTCCGAGTTTCCCTGGCGCGATTGATTGCGTGAAACCCCAGCCAAATGCGGTCCCCAGTCAAAAATCTGGTACAAAGTCTTCGAGAAAAGCTCCGTCTCAGTCAGCCCGCAATTCCGAAGACAATGAAGAACAAGCGCTCGCGTCTGGGGTCAAGGTCTTCATCGGAAATGTCATGCCCACGACGACAGAG GAAGAATTGTATGAAATCTTTCGGTCGTTCGGTGAGTGCTCGGGCCTGGTACTTCTTAGAGACAGGCGGCAACGTCCCCGGGGCGCAGGCTTCGTCACCTTtaagagaaaggaagatgCCGATAAAGCCATGGACGCGTTGGACAGGAAATTCTGCGTCAAG GGAGCGGTGAAACCTTTAGAAGTTCGTCCACCGGAAAACTccgaacagaagagacagcgaattCGACTTTTGGCTCAGATGCGTTCGCAGATGAATCGCGACCTAAATGTCGAAGCGGACACCCGCGACAGCTCTGCCCAGCCGTCTCCCCAGGAGACGGGCAAGTCTGTGTCGCCGCGTCCGGTGAGCGGAGAGTTGGGTAGGCGCCGTCGGCGCCGCGGGCATTgcaaaacgcatgcgcgagcAGAGAAGTCTTGCGAGACTCAGCTGTGTCCCTCTGTCGAAAGCGTGTGCTCTGCGTTTCGACGCGAGAACGGGGCTTTGGATACGAAGTCGTTGTCTGCGTTGTATTCGCCGTTTCAACGCGCCCTTCGTGAAGGCCAGCCagacgaaagggaagaaTCGCAAGTACTGTTCGCCAGTCGCCAGGAAAGACCAGGCAGCACCGGAGACCGGCGATGTTCATCGTCCACCAGGTGCTCCGACTGCGTCATGGCAGGGCTCCACAGTTCTGCTGTGTGCCAAAAACAAGTCAATAGCTTCTCGCGTTTGATTGCATGCTACGGCAACGTTGCCGAGACTCGGCCTGCACCCCTGGTTGGGGTTCCTTCGCGTGCAGCGAGTCCTCCGCTCCACGAAGATTTGGGAGAACATGAATTGTGGACAGACCGCGTGGCGGCGGCAGAAGTCCAAGCAGCTTTCTTGCGTTCACTCGCGAGTTGCGCAGAGCGAGGGATTGCGCTCCCATTTGGGGAGGACCCAGCGAGATGCCGTGCACACTCGGGTGTCAGGACGTGTCACACGGAGAACAACCCTGACTTTTTCCTGGAAAGTCACCGAGGTATGCACTTGACGGAACCGCGAAACGGCGCACATGGGGAGAGGCCTGGGTGCGTCCCGCGTCTCCCTGAGCATACACCAGCGCAATTTGGAGGGTTTCCTTCGTTGCTGCAGAACGGCGTGATTGCAGAGGCAGTTCTTGATATGCTGAACTTACTGGCGAAGGAGGAGTCTGCGAGAAACGCGTATCCGAACCTTTGA
- a CDS encoding hypothetical protein (encoded by transcript TGME49_212180), translating to MKTRAFIPYTGSAEEKVRMKVTRGTPLGVVIRPQRGRRGNRSVISWSLLLCLLSKNRNSPLIASSPASTRTLPPLSPDSPSEIQIRRQEDALFLRSSADSVAQEPSEYPPLLSPIPAFLPAFAGFLGAEKTDRDASVAMNERMRPIEALMAQDPAYILLQAKEEAKMRAKEKEKMERKAREKVEYEASVPPLFELDWSGGPIDLDSIIAADAEKGIFWAQKALARKLHEISATEAVEMTSRIQFACNNRLQGIFRTAKTTGGFRLPNTGGNPYWQIPAIQSFMAQQLTREHVNLSIDDSELKKYVFRNESLPWNVATKSESTGRQNETTPAETSPAWKHPDSSRRKAHDDDGF from the coding sequence ATGAAGACGCGTGCATTTATCCCGTACACAGGCTCcgctgaagaaaaagttAGGATGAAGGTGACTCGCGGCACACCACTGGGCGTCGTCATTCGACCGCAGCGCGGTCGACGTGGAAACCGGAGTGTTATTTCCTGGTCCCTCTTGCTGTGCTTGCTCTCAAAAAATAGAAATTCGCCCTTGATTGCCTCATCTCCAGCTTCAACACGCACTCTCCCGCCCTTGAGCCCCGATTCCCCCTCAGAGATCCAAATTCGTCGACAAGAAGATGCTCtgtttctgcgttcttccgCCGACAGCGTCGCTCAGGAACCGTCAGAGTATCCGCCACTGCTCAGTCCAATTCCAGCTTTTCTTCCAGCTTTCGCGGGGTTCCTTGGGGCTGAGAAGACGGACCGCGACGCTTCAGTTGCCATGAACGAGAGAATGCGCCCCATCGAAGCACTGATGGCTCAGGATCCTGCATACATTCTCCtgcaggcgaaggaagaagcgaaaatgCGTGctaaagagaaagaaaaaatgGAAAGGAAGGCACGTGAAAAAGTGGAGTATGAGGCTTCTGTGCCGCCACTGTTCGAACTCGACTGGTCAGGAGGGCCGATAGATCTCGACTCGATCATCGCTGCCGACGCGGAGAAAGGCATTTTTTGGGCTCAAAAAGCCCTTGCAAGAAAGCTGCACGAAATATCTGCAACAGAGGCAGTTGAAATGACATCTCGGATCCAGTTTGCATGCAACAATCGTCTGCAGGGAATCTTTCGGACAGCCAAGACCACCGGCGGATTTCGGCTCCCGAACACGGGAGGAAACCCTTACTGGCAAATTCCAGCTATCCAGAGCTTCATGGCGCAACAGCTGACTCGGGAACACGTAAACCTTTCCATTGATGATTCAGAGTTGAAGAAATATGTCTTCCGGAATGAGAGCTTGCCATGGAACGTAGCGACGAAATCGGAGTCCACGGGCAGGCAAAACGAGACGACACCGGCGGAAACGAGTCCCGCATGGAAACACCCAGATTCATCGAGGCGAAAAGCACACGATGACGATGGCTTTTGA
- a CDS encoding GIY-YIG catalytic domain-containing protein (encoded by transcript TGME49_212170) — protein sequence MHGDNGYGLFSVGEALSASEGGEEGGRALERRRHELAAETRRPKSKRGLKKPSISPGCAAAEPFPRPQLEAFGRPATLTDDCVQRENEQTQDWRTKLIPLAARLEQQRQSKEGGGERLSRVVQTVETFVVDDEVEESLWTQCEGQRHLPKLAFFSKSSKPSSPGAPPNATQGTGAFSLYISSSSPSSSSPSRSSRLSLSCSSPSPSHSLCASSSSPCSAFSEAFRMEEVDSSLGRLPSSRASYLRRQQDACSAPSASPPRSEGQERMLGIEKDASSDSACSSPASPESECDESSSAATPKSKAAARLDLQATKSPANRVEAVAHPAHALQARSLYADTFHCVYLLRSLKNPRYTYVGYSVHPLNRLKQHNGETSHGGAWKTQRHRPWALVLVLHGFPTQIAALQFEWRWQRAAPALDFPPQRLSLLTAIRGATKRHLLSPLSRGSPSPESGTAREMKETSEKQGRRRGNRRRYGLPDGHKRGIGYRQPRENYRPSSTVSSDVSSCPSALSSSSSSSSPSFSSLSFLPFSPLSPFRASSSTFLSASAAPATRPATECLDTAGARQARADSLPAPVIESRVAGSLRNEVQGEERPKKKRSRRQPLQAQLEQQRDQAAGTAKTIAGMHATLACMHQTYKLSRTGGIVVCVGQRLRALLALLQAPPFSRMPLAIHVIDSHVATPFFRAVLRQRRELLPSTSQAVDSPARAPRLGGEAAADSTAGNGRLLEVHPAHAHRDSKPALLLPSDSGETASNSPSRQEPTFAQAGGRTPTGEQRRMQLASAQSPALSTWKAAGLWLAPHTSVSFGSAECLLPLITTASFGRPTKKRRHLAAHEVTRERKDETGGAGGISGEARGTSEGLVRRLEGGTQRMAATGRQRGEDEEVVGCFDSEDDDMEPRRLSAREQIARERHEPFSVEDLERRLPGEPRRVAPPRPFSSRSLHRLTLRSAPSYSPPFSSALSPPASSLHSAPSSSFPPAACEQGTEAPSRLACTVCLQAFTAGQRATQCAACGRFCHILCGARKAIREQSQQILSTETACNDEAEASGVDLSQREARSREETQEEERGGNGGKAGEKGGSKGAAPRRRRPDTRRESSCAKTETRLASGRLGGRESEDGQHVRGENNREGNEDKGDKETPETGDSPETERKGRERKERAKEGGKGEGDGSGDTVTTGFLLVPEALRCDKCGRIASWSEVLSRSVRFAFHHEAELNRGAQSGRMRRKKRDSGEGDR from the exons ATGCACGGAGACAACGGGTACGGGCTGTTCTCTGTAGGTGAGGCACTCTCTGCCagtgaaggaggagaggaaggaggaagagccctcgagagaagacgccacGAACTTGCCGCAGAAACTCGAAGACCTAAATCCAAAAGAGGCCTCAAGAAGCCATCAATAAGCCCAGGCTGCGCTGCAGCTGAGCCGTTTCCCCGGCCGCAACTTGAGGCGTTCGGCCGGCCAGCGACGCTCACGGACGACTGTGTGCAGCGAGAAAATGAACAGACTCAGGACTGGAGAACGAAACTCATTCCGCTCGCAGCCCGCCTGGAACAACAGAGACAAAGTAAAGAAGGTGGAGGCGAACGTCTTTCACGCGTGGTCCAGACTGTGGAAACTTTCGTGGTGGACGACGAGGTGGAGGAAAGCCTGTGGACACAGTGTGAAGGGCAAAGACATCTGCCGAAACTTGCCTTTTTTTCGAAGTCATCCAAACCGAGCTCACCGGGTGCTCCTCCAAATGCTACCCAAGGAACGggtgctttctctctctacatttcttcttcatctccatcttcttcatctccgtctcgttcctcccgcctttctctttcttgttcctcCCCGTCACCTTCTcattctctctgtgcgtcctcttcgtctccctgttCTGCTTTCTCAGAGGCTTTTCGAATGGAAGAGGTGGATTCGAGCCTTGGGCGCCTACCTTCTTCCAGAGCCTCATATCTCAGGCGACAacaagacgcatgcagtgcgccttctgcgtcgccacCCCGCAGTGAAGGACAGGAAAGGATGCTGGGAATAGAGAAGGACGCGTCTTCAGACTCGGCGTGCTCGTCCCCCGCCTCACCCGAGTCTGAGTGCGATGAAAGCTCGAGCGCGGCGACTCCAAAGTCCAAAGCAGCTGCTCGCCTCGACTTGCAAGCAACCAAGAGCCCGGCGAACCGAGTCGAGGCTGTGGCCCatccagcgcatgcactgcagGCACGGAGTTTGTACGCAGACACCTTCCACTGCGTCTACCTCCTCAGGTCACTCAAGAATCCCCGATACACCTACGTCGGCTACTCGGTGCATCCGCTCAACCGTCTCAAGCAACATAACGGAGAAACAAGCCACGGCGGGGCTTGGAAAACACAACG GCACCGTCCCTGGGCATTGGTCCTCGTCTTGCACGGTTTTCCGACGCAAATCGCAGCGCTCCAGTTCGAGTGGCGGTGGCAACGCGCTGCGCCTGCCCTGGACTTTCCTCCGCAacgactgtctctgctcaCAGCGATACGCGGggcgacaaagagacacttgctttctccgctgtctcgAGGTTCCCCCTCTCCGGAGTCAGGGACCGCAAGGGAGATGAAAGAGACGTCGGAaaagcagggaagaagacgaggtaACAGGAGACGCTACGGGCTTCCTGACGGACACAAGCGAGGAATCGGATACCGACAACCACGAGAGAACTACCGGCCTTCTTCTACCGTCTCTTCTGATGTATCTTCCTGTCcttctgctttgtcttcctcttcctcatcttcctctccttctttctcttccctttctttccttccgttTTCCCCGTTGTCGCCATTCCGTGCTTCCTCGTCGACTTTTCTTTCCGCGTCTGCCGCGCCCGCTACGAGGCCTGCGACCGAGTGTCTAGACACCGCAGGGGCTAGGCAGGCGCGTGCAGATTCGCTTCCGGCGCCAGTCATCGAGAGCCGCGTTGCTGGCAGTCTGCGAAACGAAGTTcaaggggaagagaggccaaagaagaagaggtcgcggagacagccgctCCAGGCCCAGCTTGAGCAGCAGCGTGACCAGGCGGCGGGGACTGCAAAGACGATCGCGGGGATGCACGCGACTCTGGCGTGTATGCATCAAACATACAAACTCTCTCGGACTGGAGGCATCGTCGTTTGCGTCGGTCAGCGCCTCCGTGCACTTCTCGCCCTCCTGCAGGCGCCGCCGTTCAGCCGGATGCCTCTCGCGATCCACGTGATTGATTCTCACGTCGCAACGCCTTTTTTCCGCGCTGTCCTCCGACAAAGACGCGAGTTACTGCCGTCTACCAGCCAAGCGGTAGACTCTCCAGCACGCGCCCCACGACTGGGTGGGGAGGCGGCGGCTGATTCGACGGCGGGAAACGGACGACTCTTGGAAGTTCATCCAGCGCATGCGCACCGTGACTCCAAGCCGGCACTCCTGTTGCCTTcagacagcggagagacgGCTTCGAATTCCCCGTCTCGGCAAGAGCCGACGTTTGCCCAGGCGGGTGGAAGGACCCCGACGGGAGAgcagcgacgcatgcagctcgcTTCGGCACAGAGCCCTGCCCTTTCCACCTGGAAGGCTGCGGGCCTGTGGCTTGCGCCCCAcacgtctgtctccttcggctCGGCGGAATGTCTCCTGCCTTTGATCACCACAGCATCTTTTGGGAGGCCtacgaagaaacggagacacttggCAGCGCACGAGGTgacaagagaaaggaaggacgAGACCGGTGGGGCTGGAGGCATTTCAGGAGAAGCGCGCGGGACATCAGAGGGCCTTGTGAGGAGACTCGAGGGGGGCACGCAACGGATGGCTGCGAcgggcagacagagaggcgaagatgaagaggtAGTTGGGTGTTTCGACTCTGAGGACGACGACATGGAGCCTCGCAGATTGTCGGCACGCGAGCAGATCGCGCGCGAAAGACACGAGCCGTTTTCCGTGGAAGACTTGGAGAGGAGACTTCCGGGAGAGCCAAGGCGCGTTGCTCCTCCAcgtcctttctcttcacGTTCGTTGCATCGACTCACGCTCCGTTCGGCTCCAAGTTACTCTCcccctttctcgtctgctctgtctccacctgcgtcttctctccattccgcgccttcttcttcgtttcccccGGCTGCTTGCGAACAGGGGACAGAGGCTCCGTCGCGGCTGGCGTGCACTGTGTGTCTTCAGGCCTTCACCGCTGGCCAGCGGGCCACACAGTGCGCAGCTTGCGGGCGTTTCTGCCATATTCTTTGTGGGGCGCGGAAGGCGATACGGGAGCAGAGCCAGCAGATCCTTTCGACGGAGACTGCCTGCaacgacgaagcagaagcttCCGGGGTGGACCTGTCGCAGCGggaagcgagaagccgcgaggaaacccaggaggaagagcgaggagggaACGGAGGAAAAGCGGGTGAGAAAGGCGGCTCGAAGGGCGCAGCgccgaggcgaaggcggccggacacaagaagagagagcagctgcGCCAAGACCGAAACGCGACTCGCGAGCGGAAGACtcggagggagagagagcgaagacggaCAACACGTCAGGGGGGAGAACAATcgagagggaaacgaagacaaaggggacaaggagacaccggagacaggagactcgcctgagacagaaaggaaaggaagagaaagaaaagaaagagcaaaagaaggaggaaaaggggAAGGGGACGGGAGTGGAGATACCGTGACAACAGGTTTTCTGCTCGTTCCCGAAGCTCTGAGGTGCGACAAATGCGGGAGAATTGCGTCGTGGTCAGAAGTATTGAGCCGATCTGTTCGATTTGCCTTTCACCACGAGGCAGAACTAAACAGGGGTGCTCAGTCGGGCCGCatgcggaggaagaaaagagactctggagaaggcgacagataG
- a CDS encoding hypothetical protein (encoded by transcript TGME49_212160) has protein sequence MLNSTFGVHSAIRQLHCSIFDTMVSAERQKEVSLKFTLLVLFLASGVPLSFLSLHPNASNSPSSALAQNAPRVEVVKIGKYGLTLGDVRRDVYLVKGEQLQVIDKSRKMVFAPRVGKTNPLNQRVFLFDGEECKEESVDYEDLFKKYKRKKNLRRLWTKRYTPDGVIYTFTPPFPSKGRDEPGPEEPEIRFCVTLTTPMMRIGGADESRPEGMRYFNNTLSLAVFWSPW, from the coding sequence ATGTTAAATTCTACTTTTGGTGTCCATTCAGCGATTCGGCAACTTCATTGCAGTATCTTTGACACGATGGTCTCTGCcgagcgacagaaggaagTTTCACTCAAGTTCACACTTCTGGTTCTTTTTCTGGCATCCGGCGTTCCACTAagctttctctcgctgcatcCCAATGCATCAAACTCGCCGTCCTCGGCGCTGGCACAGAACGCCCCCCGGGTTGAGGTTGTCAAGATTGGGAAGTATGGACTTACACTCGGCGACGTGCGGCGCGACGTGTACCTGGTAAAAGGCGAGCAACTTCAGGTTATCGACAAAAGCCGAAAAATGGTATTTGCGCCTCGCGTGGGCAAGACGAATCCTTTGAATCAAcgtgttttcctcttcgacgGCGAGGAATGTAAGGAGGAGTCTGTCGACTACGAGGACTTGTTCAAGAAGtacaagagaaagaaaaatcTCCGGCGCCTCTGGACGAAGAGATACACGCCTGACGGTGTTATCTACACTTTCACGCCCCCGTTTCCGTCGAAGGGACGCGACGAACCTGGACCTGAAGAACCAGAGATCCGATTCTGTGTTACTTTGACCACGCCCATGATGAGAATTGGTGGGGCAGACGAAAGTCGACCGGAGGGTATGCGCTACTTCAACAACACACTCTCTCTAGCCGTTTTCTGGTCCCCTTGGTGA